The following are encoded in a window of Haloarcula halophila genomic DNA:
- a CDS encoding 30S ribosomal protein S27e gives MAGSFVTVACPDCENEQTIFEKAASEVSCAVCGHTLAHPTGGKAEIEGEVTAVVEAR, from the coding sequence ATGGCTGGAAGCTTCGTCACCGTCGCCTGTCCGGACTGCGAGAACGAACAGACCATCTTCGAGAAGGCTGCCTCCGAGGTCTCCTGTGCCGTCTGTGGCCACACCCTCGCTCACCCCACCGGTGGGAAGGCCGAGATCGAAGGTGAAGTGACCGCCGTCGTCGAGGCCCGATAG